A region from the Paenibacillus humicola genome encodes:
- a CDS encoding aldehyde dehydrogenase family protein encodes MKRIDRIYINGQFIRPNGTEEMDLVNPSTKEVIGRVVLGNEEDVRHAVTAAKEAYRTLSQTTVKERAVMLQRLHDAVLARKDELAAANIDEYGAPRQAAIWRIPLAANNFLDAKEALESFEFVRYIGKAKVVLEPVGIVGIITPWNASYSQITGKLAAAIAAGCPAIIKPSEMSAIQTQILTECFHEAGLPAGVINVVNGLGATVGAEMTRHPDIALISFTGSTRTGKEIYRGAAETMKRVTLELGGKSPTLILDDADFAEAVPAAVKSCFGNNGQSCVAGTRLLVPEHRLEEVKRLAKQAAESMKVGDPLNDDTVLGPIVSERQYEHVQRLIRFGIEEGAELVTGGEGHPEGLETGYFVQPTVFAGVTEAMRIAQEEIFGPVLSIMTYRTEDEAVEIANNTPYGLAAYISSSDAEKAGRLASQIKAGVILINGAGFEMKAPFGGFKQSGIGREYGVFGLEECLETKTVTGWESAVK; translated from the coding sequence ATGAAACGAATCGATCGCATTTATATCAACGGACAGTTTATCCGGCCGAACGGTACGGAGGAAATGGATCTTGTGAATCCCTCGACCAAAGAGGTCATCGGCCGCGTCGTCCTGGGGAACGAGGAGGATGTCCGGCATGCCGTCACAGCGGCAAAAGAAGCTTACCGGACGCTGTCGCAGACAACGGTAAAAGAACGCGCCGTTATGCTGCAGCGGCTGCATGATGCGGTGCTGGCCCGAAAGGACGAGCTGGCGGCCGCCAATATCGACGAATACGGCGCTCCGAGGCAGGCGGCGATTTGGCGGATTCCCTTGGCGGCGAACAATTTTCTGGACGCGAAAGAGGCGCTCGAATCGTTTGAATTCGTGCGGTATATCGGGAAAGCGAAGGTAGTATTGGAGCCGGTCGGTATCGTCGGCATCATCACGCCATGGAACGCGAGCTATTCGCAAATTACGGGCAAGCTTGCGGCTGCCATCGCGGCCGGCTGCCCCGCTATTATCAAACCGAGCGAGATGAGCGCAATCCAGACGCAAATTCTGACCGAATGCTTCCATGAGGCCGGATTGCCGGCCGGGGTCATCAACGTGGTGAACGGGCTCGGCGCGACGGTCGGCGCGGAAATGACGCGTCATCCGGATATTGCCCTCATCTCCTTCACGGGCTCCACGCGCACGGGCAAGGAGATTTACCGGGGAGCCGCAGAGACGATGAAGCGGGTGACGCTGGAGCTCGGCGGCAAGTCCCCGACTCTTATTTTGGACGACGCCGATTTTGCCGAAGCCGTTCCCGCCGCGGTTAAGTCGTGCTTCGGCAATAACGGCCAGTCGTGCGTAGCCGGGACGAGACTGCTTGTGCCGGAGCACCGGCTGGAGGAGGTCAAGCGGCTGGCCAAGCAAGCCGCGGAATCGATGAAGGTCGGCGATCCGCTGAACGACGATACGGTGCTCGGCCCGATCGTCAGCGAGAGGCAGTATGAGCATGTGCAGCGGCTGATCCGCTTCGGCATCGAGGAGGGAGCGGAGCTCGTGACCGGAGGGGAAGGGCACCCCGAAGGGCTGGAGACGGGCTATTTCGTGCAGCCAACCGTTTTCGCGGGCGTGACCGAAGCGATGCGGATCGCGCAGGAGGAAATTTTCGGTCCCGTGCTGTCCATTATGACCTACCGGACGGAAGACGAAGCGGTCGAGATCGCCAACAACACGCCATACGGGCTTGCGGCGTATATCAGCTCATCCGACGCGGAGAAGGCCGGCAGGCTGGCATCGCAAATCAAGGCGGGCGTCATTCTGATCAACGGGGCCGGCTTCGAGATGAAAGCGCCGTTCGGAGGCTTCAAGCAGTCCGGGATCGGGCGGGAATACGGCGTGTTCGGCCTGGAGGAATGCCTGGAGACGAAGACGGTGACCGGGTGGGAATCGGCAGTAAAATAA